In one Salvelinus sp. IW2-2015 linkage group LG26, ASM291031v2, whole genome shotgun sequence genomic region, the following are encoded:
- the LOC111952826 gene encoding carbonic anhydrase 5B, mitochondrial isoform X1, producing the protein MVALSSIVNPLARHLQRHIIKQTKGQRLIPVRRCNLAACSSKYVLSALHPMWQGPLVAPGGNRQSPIDIRVRKSVFDPHLKPLTPDYDPRTCSQIWNNGYSFLVEYDDTTDKSTLKGGPLEDNFRLCQFHFHWGESNAWGSEHTVDRRLFPAELHMVHWNSDKYSRFEEAVMEENGLAVIGVFLKIGKRHEGLQKLVDVLPAVRHKDSVVEFTRFDPACLLPTNIDDYWTYAGSLTTPPLTEAVTWIIMKQHIEVSHDQLAVFRSLLFTSAEEEVQKSMVNNFRVQQSLQGRTVRSSFTPFLKEEQPAKGPHTGH; encoded by the exons ATGGTGGCTCTCTCATCGATCGTAAACCCACTTGCCCGGCATCTACAAAGACATATCATCAAGCAAACTAAAGGTCAACGGTTGATACCTGTGAGAAGATGCAACCTCGCTGCATGTTCAAGCAAATATGTGCTTTCAGCGT TGCATCCGATGTGGCAGGGACCACTTGTTGCTCCTGGGGGCAACAGACAATCTCCTATCGATATTCGGGTGCGCAAGAGTGTCTTTGATCCGCATCTCAAGCCGCTGACCCCGGATTACGACCCCAGGACATGTTCACAGATCTGGAACAACGGGTACTCATTCCTGGTTGAGTACGATgacaccaccgacaaatcca cacTTAAAGGGGGTCCTCTGGAGGATAACTTCCGGCTGTGTCAGTTCCACTTCCATTGGGGGGAGAGCAACGCATGGGGCTCTGAGCACACAGTGGACCGCCGCCTCTTCCCTGCTGAA CTCCACATGGTCCACTGGAACTCTGATAAGTACAGCCGGTTTGAGGAGGCGGTGATGGAGGAGAATGGACTGGCTGTTATCGGGGTTTTCCTCAAG ATAGGGAAGAGACACGAGGGACTGCAGAAACTAGTAGATGTCCTACCTGCTGTCAGACACAAG GACAGTGTTGTTGAGTTCACTAGGTTCGACCCAGCCTGCCTACTGCCCACTAACATTGATGATTACTGGACGTATGCAGGGTCACTGACCACGCCTCCTCTGACCGAAGCAGTGACTTGGATTATCATGAAGCAGCACATCGAAGTCAGCCATGACCAG CTGGCTGTGTTTCGGAGCCTTCTCTTCACCTCAGCAGAGGAGGAGGTGCAGAAGAGCATGGTCAACAACTTCCGTGTGCAGCAGTCGCTGCAGGGCCGCACTGTGCGTTCCTCGTTTACCCCCTTCCTGAAGGAGGAGCAACCTGCAAAGGGTCCACACACAGGCCACTGA
- the LOC111952826 gene encoding carbonic anhydrase 5B, mitochondrial isoform X2: MLFGNWTIIANLRMQEAGEYTMKMHPMWQGPLVAPGGNRQSPIDIRVRKSVFDPHLKPLTPDYDPRTCSQIWNNGYSFLVEYDDTTDKSTLKGGPLEDNFRLCQFHFHWGESNAWGSEHTVDRRLFPAELHMVHWNSDKYSRFEEAVMEENGLAVIGVFLKIGKRHEGLQKLVDVLPAVRHKDSVVEFTRFDPACLLPTNIDDYWTYAGSLTTPPLTEAVTWIIMKQHIEVSHDQLAVFRSLLFTSAEEEVQKSMVNNFRVQQSLQGRTVRSSFTPFLKEEQPAKGPHTGH, encoded by the exons ATGTTATTTGGGAATTGGACTATTATTGCCAATTTAAGAATGCAGGAAGCTGGAGAGTACACTATGAAAA TGCATCCGATGTGGCAGGGACCACTTGTTGCTCCTGGGGGCAACAGACAATCTCCTATCGATATTCGGGTGCGCAAGAGTGTCTTTGATCCGCATCTCAAGCCGCTGACCCCGGATTACGACCCCAGGACATGTTCACAGATCTGGAACAACGGGTACTCATTCCTGGTTGAGTACGATgacaccaccgacaaatcca cacTTAAAGGGGGTCCTCTGGAGGATAACTTCCGGCTGTGTCAGTTCCACTTCCATTGGGGGGAGAGCAACGCATGGGGCTCTGAGCACACAGTGGACCGCCGCCTCTTCCCTGCTGAA CTCCACATGGTCCACTGGAACTCTGATAAGTACAGCCGGTTTGAGGAGGCGGTGATGGAGGAGAATGGACTGGCTGTTATCGGGGTTTTCCTCAAG ATAGGGAAGAGACACGAGGGACTGCAGAAACTAGTAGATGTCCTACCTGCTGTCAGACACAAG GACAGTGTTGTTGAGTTCACTAGGTTCGACCCAGCCTGCCTACTGCCCACTAACATTGATGATTACTGGACGTATGCAGGGTCACTGACCACGCCTCCTCTGACCGAAGCAGTGACTTGGATTATCATGAAGCAGCACATCGAAGTCAGCCATGACCAG CTGGCTGTGTTTCGGAGCCTTCTCTTCACCTCAGCAGAGGAGGAGGTGCAGAAGAGCATGGTCAACAACTTCCGTGTGCAGCAGTCGCTGCAGGGCCGCACTGTGCGTTCCTCGTTTACCCCCTTCCTGAAGGAGGAGCAACCTGCAAAGGGTCCACACACAGGCCACTGA
- the LOC111952826 gene encoding carbonic anhydrase 5B, mitochondrial isoform X3 — translation MVALSSIVNPLARHLQRHIIKQTKGQRLIPVRRCNLAACSSKYVLSASLKGGPLEDNFRLCQFHFHWGESNAWGSEHTVDRRLFPAELHMVHWNSDKYSRFEEAVMEENGLAVIGVFLKIGKRHEGLQKLVDVLPAVRHKDSVVEFTRFDPACLLPTNIDDYWTYAGSLTTPPLTEAVTWIIMKQHIEVSHDQLAVFRSLLFTSAEEEVQKSMVNNFRVQQSLQGRTVRSSFTPFLKEEQPAKGPHTGH, via the exons ATGGTGGCTCTCTCATCGATCGTAAACCCACTTGCCCGGCATCTACAAAGACATATCATCAAGCAAACTAAAGGTCAACGGTTGATACCTGTGAGAAGATGCAACCTCGCTGCATGTTCAAGCAAATATGTGCTTTCAGCGT cacTTAAAGGGGGTCCTCTGGAGGATAACTTCCGGCTGTGTCAGTTCCACTTCCATTGGGGGGAGAGCAACGCATGGGGCTCTGAGCACACAGTGGACCGCCGCCTCTTCCCTGCTGAA CTCCACATGGTCCACTGGAACTCTGATAAGTACAGCCGGTTTGAGGAGGCGGTGATGGAGGAGAATGGACTGGCTGTTATCGGGGTTTTCCTCAAG ATAGGGAAGAGACACGAGGGACTGCAGAAACTAGTAGATGTCCTACCTGCTGTCAGACACAAG GACAGTGTTGTTGAGTTCACTAGGTTCGACCCAGCCTGCCTACTGCCCACTAACATTGATGATTACTGGACGTATGCAGGGTCACTGACCACGCCTCCTCTGACCGAAGCAGTGACTTGGATTATCATGAAGCAGCACATCGAAGTCAGCCATGACCAG CTGGCTGTGTTTCGGAGCCTTCTCTTCACCTCAGCAGAGGAGGAGGTGCAGAAGAGCATGGTCAACAACTTCCGTGTGCAGCAGTCGCTGCAGGGCCGCACTGTGCGTTCCTCGTTTACCCCCTTCCTGAAGGAGGAGCAACCTGCAAAGGGTCCACACACAGGCCACTGA